A window of the Zeugodacus cucurbitae isolate PBARC_wt_2022May chromosome 4, idZeuCucr1.2, whole genome shotgun sequence genome harbors these coding sequences:
- the LOC105218663 gene encoding uncharacterized protein LOC105218663: KLIEFMSRNQFLYDKSHRNYKNTSLRDGKFQELSEKLNIPGKSLILKLMTRWRTLRDKFYKDMKKKPSRSCVDSPHKNRKWLDSLMFLKDVEMDNMNTQSNYGQEIVEGDDFFLSDFGESLEKKIKIEELIESSHKNFKRVTSLAEALLMGSSEKSAIQLFFESLAKQAEGANLTSLEMSELQLQMTQSFHQFLVNISK, encoded by the exons aaattaatagaatttatGAGCAGAAACCAGTTTTTATACGATAAAAGCCatcgaaattacaaaaacacctCCCTGAGAGACGGTAAATTTCAGGAGCTTTCGGAAAAGTTGAACATTCCAGgtaaatctttaatttta AAACTAATGACACGTTGGCGGACCCTACGCGATAAATTTTATAAGGATATGAAAAAGAAACCATCGAGAAGCTGCGTGGATTCGCCACATAAAAATAGGAAATGGCTGGATAGCCTGATGTTTTTAAAAGACGTTGAAATGGATAACATGAA TACCCAGAGCAATTATGGCCAAGAAATTGTTGAGGGTGACGACTTTTTCCTGAGCGATTTTGGCGAATCC ctggaaaaaaaaataaaaattgaagagTTAATCGAAAGCtctcataaaaattttaaacgtgTTACGTCATTAGCTGAAGCATTATTGATGGGTAGCAGTGAAAAATCTGCTatacaactattttttgaaAGCCTTGCCAAGCAGGCGGAGGGTGCTAATTTAACAAGCCTGGAGATGTCAGAATTACAACTCCAAATGACACAATCATTTCACCAATTTTTAGTGAACATatcaaaataa